From Levilactobacillus zymae, a single genomic window includes:
- a CDS encoding NAD(P)(+) transhydrogenase (Re/Si-specific) subunit beta, with amino-acid sequence MSALQTVSALIYLISAVCYVLGVHMMRSPKTARHGNGLSAIGMFLAVITIIVTIIVEGTIDSVGWIVLILGLALGILYGMVKARKVPMTDVPQLVSLFNAVGGGAAAVIGIFDYLLKGDGATLSLAFSLPVFLDVVIGGITFSGSLIATGKLSGKVPGKPITFPGARLLNIIVVVAILVSAWFMMASPTNVWYVILALVMSLIFGLLMTLPIGGADMPVVVSLLNAFTGLAVAFAGFVINNQVLIIAGALVGAAGTILTLQMADAMNRSVANILAGGFGTGDSDANSTADAVPVDVKETSADDIGLQLAYAHNVMIVPGYGLAAAQAQHEVAELAKVLTDKGINVDYAIHPVAGRMPGHMNVLLADVNVPYEQMKQLDDANPMFENTDVSLVIGANDVTNPLARESGNEISGMPILDVDKSKSVVVIKRSMSTGYAGIQNPLFSMDNTQMFFSDAKKGLQDIVAATKQYLE; translated from the coding sequence ATGAGTGCATTACAAACGGTATCAGCATTAATTTATCTGATTTCAGCCGTCTGCTACGTTCTCGGGGTACATATGATGCGGTCACCAAAGACCGCCCGGCACGGGAACGGCTTATCGGCCATTGGGATGTTCTTAGCCGTCATCACGATTATCGTGACGATCATCGTGGAAGGCACCATCGACAGTGTCGGCTGGATCGTCTTAATCTTGGGCTTAGCACTCGGGATTCTGTACGGGATGGTCAAAGCACGCAAGGTGCCAATGACCGATGTGCCACAATTAGTTAGTTTATTTAACGCCGTTGGGGGCGGGGCTGCCGCCGTTATCGGGATCTTCGATTACCTGTTGAAGGGTGATGGCGCGACCCTGAGCTTGGCCTTCTCGCTACCCGTCTTTCTGGACGTGGTGATCGGGGGGATTACTTTCTCCGGGTCATTGATTGCCACGGGGAAATTATCCGGGAAAGTTCCCGGAAAGCCAATTACCTTCCCGGGGGCCCGCTTACTGAACATCATCGTAGTGGTTGCCATTTTGGTTTCGGCTTGGTTCATGATGGCATCGCCAACTAACGTCTGGTACGTTATCTTGGCATTGGTCATGAGTTTAATTTTCGGGCTGTTGATGACCTTACCAATTGGTGGGGCCGACATGCCGGTCGTGGTTTCCCTGTTGAACGCCTTCACTGGGTTGGCCGTGGCCTTTGCCGGGTTCGTCATCAATAACCAAGTCTTGATCATCGCCGGGGCCTTAGTTGGGGCCGCCGGGACCATCTTGACGCTGCAAATGGCTGATGCCATGAACCGGTCCGTGGCCAACATTTTGGCCGGGGGCTTCGGGACTGGCGACAGCGATGCAAACAGCACCGCCGATGCCGTGCCCGTCGACGTCAAGGAAACTTCCGCCGACGATATTGGGTTGCAGTTGGCTTACGCTCACAACGTGATGATCGTGCCCGGGTACGGGTTAGCCGCCGCTCAAGCACAACACGAAGTTGCCGAATTGGCGAAGGTCTTGACGGATAAGGGTATCAACGTCGACTACGCGATTCACCCGGTTGCCGGGCGGATGCCAGGGCACATGAACGTGCTGTTGGCCGACGTGAACGTGCCGTACGAACAGATGAAGCAACTGGACGATGCCAACCCGATGTTTGAAAACACCGACGTGTCGTTGGTCATCGGGGCCAACGACGTTACCAACCCGTTAGCGCGGGAAAGTGGCAACGAAATCTCCGGAATGCCAATTCTGGACGTCGACAAGTCGAAGTCCGTGGTGGTTATCAAACGGTCGATGAGTACCGGGTATGCCGGGATTCAAAACCCGTTATTCTCCATGGATAACACGCAAATGTTCTTCTCCGATGCCAAGAAGGGGTTACAAGACATTGTGGCCGCCACGAAGCAGTATCTGGAGTAA
- a CDS encoding NAD(P) transhydrogenase subunit alpha: protein MSEELFTNLAIFVLSLLVGFEVMSKIPATLQTPMMSGANAIHGVVVVGAFVIAAEANSWPFYILAFLGAFFSAVNVAGGYTVTDRMLGMFDRKPAAKQGEADRK, encoded by the coding sequence ATGAGTGAAGAGTTATTTACGAATTTAGCTATTTTTGTATTGAGTCTATTAGTTGGGTTTGAAGTTATGAGTAAGATTCCTGCGACGCTACAAACGCCCATGATGTCTGGGGCCAACGCCATTCACGGGGTCGTTGTTGTGGGGGCCTTCGTAATCGCGGCCGAAGCCAACAGCTGGCCATTCTACATCTTAGCCTTCTTAGGGGCCTTCTTCTCGGCGGTTAACGTCGCGGGTGGGTACACCGTCACCGACCGGATGCTGGGCATGTTTGACCGCAAGCCGGCCGCTAAACAAGGGGAGGCTGATCGCAAATGA
- a CDS encoding NAD(P) transhydrogenase subunit alpha encodes MAITISALKEAPGENRVALSPDVVRKMVKSDYQVLIEKNAGQQAFYQDSAYTDAGAQVVDRNTAVEKASIIATIGQPGDNVVDHLQAGQTLLGLLAPLTDLEFVKKLAAKKVNALAFELLPRTVSRAQTMDVLSSQASVAGYKAALLAADKFTRYFPMMITAAGTAKPTKVLVLGTGVAGLQAIGTAKRLGAMVSGYDIRPASRGEVESLGATFLTTSVSATGEGGYARALTPEETAKQQEELAGFIAENDVIITTAQVPGRRPPLLVTQDSVDNAKPGTVFIDLAASELGGNVAGSKADETVTTPNGAQIIAAGDMASQLPASASDMFAKNVQAVINDITKDGELVFDVDDEVVGELLATYQGDIISSRERSAMKLPDRHPEPAEATTDEAQSSAADDSSEESKTKGAD; translated from the coding sequence ATGGCAATTACCATTTCGGCTTTGAAAGAGGCGCCGGGTGAAAACCGGGTCGCCCTGTCACCGGATGTTGTCCGCAAGATGGTCAAGAGCGATTATCAGGTCTTGATCGAAAAGAACGCGGGTCAGCAGGCCTTCTACCAGGATTCCGCGTATACGGATGCTGGGGCTCAGGTAGTGGATCGGAATACTGCGGTTGAAAAAGCGTCGATTATTGCGACGATTGGTCAACCCGGCGACAATGTCGTGGATCACTTACAAGCGGGGCAAACGTTATTAGGATTATTGGCACCGCTTACAGACTTGGAGTTTGTTAAAAAGTTAGCGGCCAAAAAGGTTAATGCGCTGGCTTTCGAACTCCTACCACGGACGGTTTCACGGGCCCAAACGATGGACGTTTTAAGTTCACAGGCCAGTGTTGCGGGATACAAGGCGGCGCTCTTGGCCGCAGATAAGTTCACCCGGTACTTCCCAATGATGATTACCGCCGCTGGGACCGCTAAGCCTACCAAGGTGCTAGTCTTAGGGACCGGGGTTGCGGGACTCCAAGCGATTGGGACCGCTAAACGACTCGGGGCCATGGTTTCCGGGTACGATATTCGACCAGCGTCACGGGGCGAAGTGGAATCCTTAGGGGCGACGTTCCTGACGACATCCGTTTCGGCCACCGGTGAAGGCGGTTACGCACGGGCCTTGACGCCGGAAGAAACCGCAAAGCAACAGGAAGAGTTAGCCGGATTTATTGCGGAAAATGACGTGATTATCACGACCGCTCAAGTGCCTGGACGGCGGCCACCATTGTTGGTTACCCAGGATTCCGTGGACAATGCTAAGCCTGGGACGGTCTTCATTGACTTAGCTGCCAGTGAACTGGGCGGTAACGTGGCTGGTTCTAAGGCCGACGAAACGGTTACCACGCCAAACGGCGCCCAGATTATCGCGGCTGGCGATATGGCGAGTCAGTTGCCAGCATCGGCTTCCGACATGTTTGCCAAGAACGTGCAAGCCGTCATCAACGATATCACTAAAGACGGTGAACTGGTCTTTGATGTTGACGATGAGGTGGTCGGTGAATTACTGGCGACCTACCAGGGTGACATCATCAGTAGCCGTGAACGCTCCGCAATGAAGTTGCCGGATCGGCATCCCGAACCAGCGGAAGCAACGACTGATGAAGCCCAATCGTCCGCTGCCGATGACTCCTCCGAAGAATCCAAGACTAAAGGAGCTGATTAG
- a CDS encoding LPXTG cell wall anchor domain-containing protein, whose amino-acid sequence MHETDQATTTPTPGEPGEGGSTTTPPTTNPSEPGNGGSGVTPPTTNPSEPGNGGSGVTPPTTNPSEPGNGGSGVTPPTTNPSEPGNGGSGVTPPTTNPSEPGNGGSGVTPPTTNPSEPGNGGSSVTPPTTNPSEPGTGHPATTPSVSTPGAAPTTGTGSTGSLTNGGGAAGSVTGGATAGTATANAGVAAGQGPTGSLGSTAHGTLPQTNEQAHGWLTIVGVVTLLLSVSGWTLYRKLRV is encoded by the coding sequence TTGCACGAAACGGATCAGGCGACGACTACGCCGACCCCTGGTGAACCAGGAGAAGGCGGTAGCACAACGACGCCACCAACCACCAATCCAAGCGAACCGGGTAATGGTGGCAGCGGTGTAACGCCACCAACCACTAATCCCAGCGAACCAGGTAACGGCGGCAGTGGTGTGACGCCACCAACCACCAACCCGAGCGAACCAGGCAACGGCGGTAGCGGTGTGACGCCACCAACCACTAATCCCAGCGAACCAGGCAACGGCGGTAGCGGTGTGACGCCACCAACCACCAACCCGAGCGAACCAGGCAACGGCGGCAGCGGTGTGACGCCACCAACCACCAACCCGAGCGAACCAGGCAACGGCGGCAGCAGTGTGACGCCACCAACCACTAACCCGAGCGAACCAGGTACCGGTCATCCGGCTACCACACCAAGTGTTTCGACTCCTGGCGCGGCGCCAACAACGGGAACTGGTTCCACCGGAAGCTTGACCAATGGTGGGGGTGCCGCTGGTTCAGTAACTGGCGGTGCCACCGCCGGCACAGCCACGGCGAATGCCGGCGTGGCTGCTGGTCAGGGACCAACCGGTTCGTTAGGGTCCACGGCCCACGGTACGTTGCCACAAACTAACGAGCAGGCTCACGGCTGGCTCACCATCGTGGGAGTCGTCACCTTGCTTCTGAGCGTTAGCGGCTGGACCCTGTACCGGAAGTTGAGAGTCTAA
- a CDS encoding SpaA isopeptide-forming pilin-related protein: protein MRKLVTTIVAGIVALLAGLMLAAPVTSHAAVTVSGLAAGDATVTDSAGSTVTSNSEFSKWENYEASYNWSIPDDVSIANQSASVTLPNGLVAANDTTIPLTAEDGTVIGSFTIKAGETTGTLTFNEAGENARNRKGTLQFYVKGTTDTKPTDNNWKVNKVGWVGSKAPDGTPTALTWNVAFNAGSQNIGTVTVTDTLGPNQTFIPGSVTANTGSYDASGNFVSNGGKLTPTVSQSGQEITFTFANVTTAVDMTYQTKPNITGGSQTWTNTASSNGSSVTANIAYGGSGTGSGQGYGSVVLTKTGTDDVVLPGAEFELRDSTGQVVQAGLVTDANGQITLNRLLPGDYTLVETKAPAGYELNTTAIPFTIHGRWHGGWSVARNGSGDDYADPW, encoded by the coding sequence ATGCGGAAGTTGGTTACAACCATCGTGGCCGGCATCGTGGCGTTACTCGCTGGATTGATGCTGGCCGCCCCCGTGACGTCGCACGCGGCCGTGACCGTGAGTGGTCTGGCCGCTGGGGATGCGACGGTTACGGATTCCGCCGGAAGTACCGTCACCAGTAATTCCGAATTTAGTAAGTGGGAAAATTACGAAGCTAGTTATAATTGGTCGATTCCAGACGACGTGTCGATTGCTAATCAATCGGCCTCGGTGACTTTGCCGAACGGGTTAGTCGCGGCGAACGATACCACGATCCCGTTGACCGCTGAAGATGGGACCGTCATCGGGTCCTTTACCATCAAAGCCGGTGAGACGACGGGGACGTTGACCTTTAACGAGGCCGGCGAAAATGCCCGAAACCGGAAGGGCACCTTGCAGTTCTACGTCAAAGGCACGACCGATACCAAGCCAACCGATAACAATTGGAAAGTAAACAAGGTTGGCTGGGTCGGCAGTAAGGCCCCGGATGGGACGCCAACGGCTCTGACCTGGAACGTGGCCTTTAACGCGGGTAGTCAGAATATCGGCACCGTCACCGTCACGGATACCTTAGGCCCGAATCAGACCTTTATCCCGGGCAGTGTGACGGCGAATACCGGTTCCTATGATGCCAGTGGGAATTTCGTCAGCAACGGGGGTAAGTTGACCCCGACCGTTTCCCAAAGCGGCCAAGAGATCACCTTTACCTTTGCTAATGTCACCACGGCCGTGGATATGACGTATCAAACGAAGCCAAACATTACGGGTGGTAGCCAAACCTGGACCAATACGGCTTCATCTAACGGTAGTTCCGTCACCGCCAACATTGCGTATGGTGGTAGTGGCACCGGTTCTGGTCAGGGCTATGGTAGCGTGGTTCTAACCAAGACGGGAACCGACGACGTCGTCTTACCCGGTGCGGAATTTGAGTTACGCGATAGTACTGGTCAAGTGGTCCAAGCTGGCTTAGTCACGGATGCGAACGGCCAGATTACGTTAAATCGGTTACTTCCGGGCGATTATACCCTAGTGGAAACTAAGGCACCGGCCGGCTATGAGTTAAACACCACCGCGATTCCGTTTACCATCCACGGAAGGTGGCACGGCGGTTGGTCAGTTGCACGAAACGGATCAGGCGACGACTACGCCGACCCCTGGTGA
- a CDS encoding LysM peptidoglycan-binding domain-containing protein produces the protein MTKLITTFMTTTVAAVSLFLFGSINADAATKTYTVKSGDSVWAISQKFNLSMATLEKTNHIQHHALVAGQTLTLSTTAKAKTAKTTSTTSKSTTTTYTGANLKSYVLDQMASRTGVPAATWNTIIQRESNWQPNVRNTSSGAYGLFQNMHISSGSVEEQVDAAVSLYQAQGLAAWSL, from the coding sequence TTGACTAAATTAATTACGACTTTCATGACCACTACCGTTGCCGCCGTTAGCTTGTTCCTGTTCGGCTCGATCAACGCCGACGCTGCCACTAAGACCTACACGGTGAAATCCGGCGACTCGGTCTGGGCCATCTCCCAAAAGTTCAACCTGTCAATGGCCACCCTCGAAAAGACCAACCACATTCAACACCACGCCCTCGTTGCTGGTCAGACCTTAACGCTAAGCACCACCGCGAAGGCCAAGACCGCCAAGACGACTTCCACGACGTCTAAATCCACAACCACGACTTACACCGGCGCGAACCTGAAAAGCTACGTCTTAGATCAGATGGCGTCGCGGACCGGCGTTCCGGCCGCCACTTGGAACACCATCATCCAACGAGAATCCAACTGGCAACCCAACGTTCGTAACACGTCCAGTGGCGCGTACGGGCTCTTTCAAAACATGCACATCTCCAGCGGCTCCGTTGAAGAACAAGTCGATGCCGCCGTTAGTCTTTACCAGGCCCAGGGCTTAGCCGCTTGGTCCCTTTAA
- a CDS encoding transglycosylase, translating to MSKLKLKLAAFLLLFSFSFGMATDVTASLGTQATVTAQAATKLTAKQKKQIAAINASLSKKQKAAKKWIAYHESRYSYTARNGNCYGRYQLLKSYLHGNYSAVNQEKTANKYVAGRYGTWTKAKKFWQSHHWY from the coding sequence ATGTCAAAACTTAAACTAAAACTTGCAGCATTCTTATTACTATTCAGCTTTTCCTTCGGCATGGCCACGGACGTTACGGCTAGCCTGGGCACACAAGCCACAGTAACGGCCCAAGCGGCCACCAAATTAACCGCTAAGCAAAAGAAACAAATCGCGGCCATCAACGCGTCGTTGTCCAAGAAACAAAAGGCCGCCAAGAAGTGGATCGCCTACCACGAATCTCGGTACAGCTACACCGCTCGTAACGGGAATTGTTACGGTCGTTACCAACTCTTGAAGTCGTACCTCCACGGTAACTACTCCGCCGTCAACCAAGAAAAGACCGCCAACAAATACGTGGCTGGTCGTTACGGCACCTGGACCAAGGCCAAGAAATTCTGGCAGAGTCACCACTGGTACTAA
- a CDS encoding IS3 family transposase, with protein sequence MPTRYDKEFKQNIINLYKQGESAAQLAREYGIGYSTVHKWIQGQAKTQSGKSPDEIKAMEKRLASLSEENEILKKALGFLAQK encoded by the coding sequence ATGCCAACTCGTTACGACAAAGAATTCAAACAAAACATCATCAACCTATATAAACAAGGCGAATCAGCCGCCCAACTGGCCAGAGAATATGGCATTGGCTATTCAACCGTTCATAAGTGGATCCAGGGCCAAGCCAAAACTCAATCCGGTAAATCGCCAGACGAAATTAAAGCGATGGAAAAGCGGCTGGCTTCCCTGTCTGAGGAGAACGAAATCCTAAAAAAAGCCCTGGGCTTCCTTGCGCAGAAGTAA